One part of the Thiomicrospira cyclica ALM1 genome encodes these proteins:
- the leuB gene encoding 3-isopropylmalate dehydrogenase, translating to MTKQVLLLPGDGIGPEIVAQAVKVLDVLNDKYNLDINMTEGLVGGAAYDVHGHPLPEATLEAALGADAILLGAVGGYQWESLDIAVRPEKGLLGIRSNLKLFANLRPAMLYPQLADASTLKPEVVSGLDILIVRELTGGIYFGQPRGIRVLENGERQGFNTYVYSESEIKRIGHVAFQAAMKRNKKVCSVDKANVLEVTELWREVMTDLAKEYPEVELSHMYVDNAAMQLVRNPKQFDVIVTGNMFGDILSDEASMLTGSIGMLPSASLDANNKGMYEPSHGSAPDIAGQDLANPLATILSAAMMIRYSLGREDLAVRVEQAVSAVLDKGLRTGDIFSVGMTRVSTSEMGDAVVEEL from the coding sequence ATGACAAAGCAGGTCTTATTGTTGCCAGGTGATGGCATTGGTCCAGAGATTGTGGCGCAAGCTGTGAAAGTACTAGACGTACTGAATGACAAATACAATCTTGATATTAATATGACCGAAGGTTTGGTGGGTGGAGCGGCTTATGATGTACACGGTCATCCCTTGCCAGAGGCCACTCTAGAGGCGGCTTTAGGTGCCGATGCTATCCTGTTGGGTGCTGTAGGCGGCTATCAGTGGGAGTCATTAGATATTGCGGTGCGACCAGAAAAAGGCTTGCTAGGAATACGTTCGAATTTAAAGTTATTTGCGAACCTGCGTCCTGCTATGCTTTACCCACAGTTGGCTGATGCTTCAACACTAAAGCCAGAGGTTGTTAGTGGCTTGGATATTTTGATTGTTCGTGAATTAACCGGCGGTATTTATTTTGGTCAACCTCGTGGAATTCGTGTCTTGGAAAACGGCGAGCGCCAAGGCTTTAATACTTATGTGTATTCTGAATCGGAAATTAAGCGGATTGGTCACGTGGCATTCCAAGCGGCGATGAAGCGTAACAAGAAAGTCTGCTCCGTGGATAAAGCCAATGTGTTAGAAGTAACCGAACTATGGCGTGAAGTCATGACGGATTTGGCAAAAGAGTACCCGGAAGTCGAGCTGTCGCACATGTATGTTGATAATGCCGCGATGCAGTTGGTGCGTAACCCAAAACAGTTCGATGTTATTGTCACCGGTAACATGTTTGGCGATATTCTATCTGACGAGGCGTCCATGTTAACGGGCTCAATTGGTATGTTGCCGTCTGCTTCGCTTGATGCAAATAACAAAGGTATGTACGAGCCAAGCCATGGTTCTGCTCCGGATATTGCTGGTCAAGACTTGGCCAATCCATTGGCAACAATCTTATCAGCAGCGATGATGATCCGCTATAGCTTAGGTCGTGAGGATTTGGCGGTTAGAGTTGAGCAAGCGGTAAGTGCTGTATTGGACAAGGGCCTGCGTACAGGTGATATTTTTTCTGTAGGTATGACCCGCGTATCAACCTCTGAAATGGGTGATGCTGTCGTCGAAGAGTTGTAA
- a CDS encoding M23 family metallopeptidase, translated as MKNRISITISDVRGARHYSISAFVKKFVLLITALSLGVVLMVMLSFIWTYQQYSQLKYLQYQSESAFLAKIEQYQTQRERIVAEKKYLLEQLNVTERQVVFLDETLRSLEDLVGSHAEHDDANIEERVKLLQLSALEKQFLLQALPTGRPVIEFQGVSSGYGWRTHPVRGTREFHSGIDYRGSRGDGVIATADGIVEYAGYSKGTGYGNLIILSHAFGFRTYYAHLDRLDVRPGQYVRNGELIGAIGNTGVSTGPHLHYEVTFIQRKLDPAPFVQWSIENYEDIFEEIEGVPWVSLVQAVHQQVQKMERLLSQKGVEFAKSSSN; from the coding sequence ATGAAAAATCGAATCAGTATTACCATTTCCGATGTTCGAGGTGCTAGGCATTACTCAATATCGGCTTTTGTAAAAAAGTTTGTATTATTGATTACGGCGCTATCTTTAGGGGTTGTGCTGATGGTCATGCTCAGTTTTATTTGGACCTACCAGCAATATAGCCAATTAAAGTATTTACAATACCAATCAGAGTCCGCGTTCCTGGCTAAGATAGAGCAGTATCAAACGCAGCGCGAGCGGATTGTAGCCGAAAAAAAATATCTGCTTGAACAACTTAATGTTACTGAGCGCCAAGTCGTGTTTTTGGATGAGACCCTACGAAGTTTGGAAGATTTGGTCGGCTCTCATGCAGAGCATGACGATGCAAACATTGAGGAGCGTGTTAAGTTATTACAGCTTAGCGCACTTGAAAAACAATTTTTGCTGCAAGCTTTGCCAACTGGCCGGCCGGTGATTGAATTTCAAGGTGTTTCAAGCGGTTATGGCTGGCGCACTCATCCAGTCAGAGGTACTCGAGAGTTTCACTCAGGTATTGATTATCGCGGCAGTCGTGGTGACGGCGTCATTGCTACGGCGGATGGTATTGTAGAATATGCCGGTTATAGCAAGGGAACGGGTTATGGGAATTTAATCATTCTAAGCCATGCTTTTGGATTTAGAACTTACTATGCGCATCTTGATAGGTTAGATGTCCGACCTGGCCAATATGTGCGTAATGGTGAGTTGATCGGGGCTATCGGTAATACTGGAGTTTCGACAGGGCCACATTTGCATTACGAAGTCACATTTATTCAAAGAAAGTTAGATCCAGCACCCTTTGTGCAGTGGAGTATTGAAAATTATGAAGATATTTTTGAAGAAATTGAGGGGGTACCGTGGGTTTCTTTAGTTCAGGCAGTGCATCAACAGGTTCAAAAAATGGAAAGACTATTATCGCAGAAGGGGGTAGAGTTTGCGAAGAGCTCCTCAAATTAA
- a CDS encoding aspartate-semialdehyde dehydrogenase — MKKYNVAVVGATGAVGETILKVLEERSFPIGDLYLLASARSAGKRIEFNGQWHTVEDLETFDFSKAQIGLFSPGASISAVYAPKAAAAGCVVVDNTSQFRYDDDIPLVVPEVNPGAVAGYKTRGIIANPNCSTIQMMVALKPIYDAVGIERINVATYQAVSGTGKEAIEELVTQTANLLNLKPIKPEVYPKQIAFNCIPQIDVFMDNGYTKEEMKMVWETKKILADETVLVNPTAVRVPVFYGHSEAIHIETKAKISAAQVRELLIKTEGVVVIDEHKDGGYPTAVSDAADTNPVYVGRIREDISCEKGINLWVVADNVRKGAATNTVQIAELLIAHHL; from the coding sequence ATGAAAAAATATAATGTTGCCGTTGTTGGGGCAACCGGCGCCGTAGGTGAAACGATATTAAAAGTGCTTGAAGAGCGTAGTTTTCCCATTGGAGATCTCTATTTGCTGGCGAGTGCGCGCTCAGCGGGTAAGCGAATTGAATTTAATGGACAATGGCATACGGTAGAAGATTTGGAGACCTTTGATTTTAGCAAGGCTCAAATTGGCTTGTTTTCTCCTGGAGCTAGTATTTCAGCCGTTTACGCCCCCAAAGCTGCAGCAGCGGGCTGTGTTGTGGTCGACAATACCTCGCAATTTCGTTATGACGATGATATTCCGTTGGTTGTTCCTGAAGTGAATCCAGGTGCGGTAGCGGGTTATAAAACTCGTGGAATTATAGCAAATCCTAACTGCTCAACTATTCAGATGATGGTTGCGTTAAAGCCTATTTATGATGCGGTTGGTATTGAGCGCATTAATGTCGCCACCTATCAAGCGGTGTCGGGAACCGGTAAAGAGGCGATTGAAGAACTTGTTACACAAACTGCAAATTTGTTGAATTTAAAGCCTATTAAGCCTGAGGTTTATCCAAAGCAAATTGCGTTTAATTGCATTCCGCAAATAGATGTCTTTATGGATAATGGCTACACTAAAGAAGAGATGAAAATGGTTTGGGAAACTAAGAAAATCTTAGCGGATGAGACGGTACTGGTAAACCCAACAGCTGTTCGTGTTCCAGTATTTTATGGGCATAGTGAAGCTATTCATATCGAAACCAAAGCGAAGATTTCGGCAGCACAAGTCCGTGAATTATTGATTAAGACCGAAGGTGTTGTGGTAATCGACGAACATAAGGATGGTGGTTATCCAACCGCAGTATCCGATGCGGCAGATACCAATCCAGTTTATGTTGGGCGTATTCGTGAAGACATCTCTTGTGAAAAAGGCATTAATCTTTGGGTAGTTGCCGATAACGTGCGTAAAGGTGCCGCTACCAATACGGTACAAATTGCAGAACTATTGATAGCGCACCATCTGTAA
- the truA gene encoding tRNA pseudouridine(38-40) synthase TruA codes for MHRWALGIEYVGTAYCGWQRQGHCDSVQGQLEKALSTIAQETIDVHCAGRTDAGVHGLGQVVHFDTQSIRPHSAWVQGANTQLPRDIRVTWAHQVDEGFHARFSAQARQYRYVIYNRAQPSALLYGRTYWERHPLDAKAMNIAGQALLGEQDFSSFRAAQCQAQHGQRNIQLLCVSRREDFVHIDIKANAFVHHMVRNIAGTLMQIGRGDKPISWAGELLALKDRTQAYATAPAEGLYFVKAFYPESFSLPQLAVNEVLW; via the coding sequence ATGCATCGTTGGGCCTTGGGTATTGAATATGTGGGGACTGCCTATTGTGGTTGGCAACGCCAAGGTCATTGTGATTCTGTGCAAGGCCAACTAGAAAAGGCGCTGTCCACCATTGCTCAAGAGACAATAGACGTCCATTGCGCTGGTCGTACTGATGCGGGAGTGCATGGGTTGGGGCAAGTGGTTCATTTTGATACCCAGTCCATTCGGCCACATTCAGCTTGGGTGCAGGGGGCAAATACACAACTCCCCAGAGATATACGCGTGACTTGGGCGCATCAAGTTGATGAGGGCTTTCATGCACGGTTTAGTGCCCAAGCTCGTCAGTATCGTTATGTGATTTATAATCGTGCGCAACCAAGTGCTTTGCTTTATGGTCGAACCTACTGGGAGCGTCATCCCTTAGATGCAAAGGCAATGAATATTGCAGGCCAGGCACTTTTGGGTGAACAGGATTTTAGCTCATTCCGTGCGGCACAATGTCAGGCTCAGCATGGACAACGAAACATTCAGTTATTGTGTGTGAGTCGGCGAGAGGATTTTGTCCATATTGATATTAAAGCCAATGCATTTGTGCATCATATGGTCAGAAATATTGCCGGCACACTCATGCAAATTGGCCGTGGAGACAAGCCCATAAGCTGGGCAGGTGAGTTATTGGCTTTGAAAGATCGAACTCAAGCCTATGCGACTGCTCCTGCAGAAGGCTTATATTTCGTTAAAGCTTTTTATCCGGAGTCTTTTTCTTTACCGCAATTAGCGGTTAATGAGGTGTTATGGTAA
- a CDS encoding phosphoribosylanthranilate isomerase — MVTTRTRVKFCGITRIVDAQLAADLGVDAIGLVFYPPSPRSVTIKQAREIASVLPAFVTSTALFVNPTPDEVDTVLATVPIDLLQFHGDESGEFCRQFNRPYIKAMAMKPDLNWTALNREYSDARAFLVDTYKPGTPGGTGETFNWNWLPSKQQVDKPIILAGGLDANNVGKAIAQTGVFGVDVSGGIEASKGVKSAEKMQQFISNLIV, encoded by the coding sequence ATGGTAACAACGAGAACACGGGTAAAGTTTTGTGGCATTACCCGCATTGTCGATGCACAGCTAGCAGCAGACCTGGGTGTAGATGCGATTGGGTTGGTGTTTTATCCACCCAGTCCCCGATCTGTTACTATTAAGCAGGCACGAGAGATAGCATCTGTGTTGCCGGCTTTTGTGACCAGTACCGCCTTATTTGTAAATCCAACACCAGATGAGGTCGATACCGTACTTGCCACTGTGCCTATTGATTTACTGCAATTTCATGGAGACGAATCCGGCGAGTTTTGTCGCCAATTCAATCGGCCTTATATTAAGGCGATGGCGATGAAGCCTGACTTAAATTGGACAGCATTAAATCGAGAATACAGTGATGCTCGAGCGTTTTTAGTCGATACCTATAAACCCGGTACTCCTGGCGGAACGGGTGAAACTTTTAATTGGAATTGGCTTCCAAGCAAACAACAGGTTGATAAACCGATTATTCTTGCGGGCGGTTTAGACGCCAACAATGTGGGCAAGGCTATCGCACAAACAGGAGTTTTTGGCGTGGATGTGAGTGGCGGTATTGAAGCCAGTAAGGGTGTAAAATCGGCCGAAAAAATGCAACAATTTATTAGTAATTTAATCGTTTAG
- the trpB gene encoding tryptophan synthase subunit beta, translating to MSKSSEQQIDFSQYPDSQGHFGPYGGIFAPETLMAPLEALRDQYAAVKDDPVFRAELLNDYQNYIGRPTPLYHAKRWSEHLGGAQIYLKREDLNHTGAHKINNTIGQALLAKRLGKTRIIAETGAGQHGVASATVAARLGLECVVYMGADDVVRQAPNVARMKMLGATVVPVESGTRTLKDALNEAMRDWVTNVDDTFYIIGTVAGPHPYPMMVRDFQAIIGQEARQQMLDQEGVLPDIVMACVGGGSNAMGLFHAFLPDESVRIIGVEAGGDGLETGRHAAPLCKGTPGVLHGNRTYLMQDEAGQIMGTHSISAGLDYPGVGPELAWLKDIGRAEFFAVTDDEAMAGWRDVTRMEGIISALETSHALAYAIKLAPTLPKTQRIIINLSGRGDKDMNTIAKVEGFEF from the coding sequence GTGAGTAAGTCGTCAGAACAACAAATTGATTTTTCACAATATCCTGACAGTCAAGGCCATTTTGGTCCCTATGGTGGGATTTTTGCACCGGAAACATTAATGGCGCCATTGGAAGCCTTGCGCGATCAGTATGCCGCTGTTAAAGATGATCCGGTGTTTAGAGCCGAGCTCTTAAATGATTATCAAAACTATATTGGTAGACCAACGCCGCTATATCATGCGAAACGTTGGTCTGAGCACCTAGGCGGTGCGCAAATCTACCTTAAACGAGAAGACCTTAATCATACCGGCGCCCACAAGATTAATAACACCATTGGTCAAGCTTTACTTGCGAAACGTTTGGGAAAAACGCGAATCATTGCGGAAACAGGCGCCGGTCAGCATGGTGTTGCGAGTGCGACAGTTGCTGCACGCCTTGGCTTGGAGTGTGTTGTCTACATGGGTGCTGACGATGTTGTTCGTCAAGCTCCAAACGTAGCGCGCATGAAAATGTTGGGTGCGACGGTGGTGCCAGTAGAGTCAGGCACTAGAACTTTAAAAGATGCACTTAACGAAGCCATGCGTGACTGGGTGACTAATGTTGATGATACCTTCTATATTATTGGGACCGTGGCGGGTCCTCATCCCTATCCAATGATGGTTCGAGATTTTCAGGCAATTATTGGTCAAGAAGCCCGTCAGCAAATGTTAGATCAAGAGGGCGTATTGCCTGATATTGTCATGGCCTGTGTCGGCGGTGGTTCCAATGCGATGGGCTTGTTTCATGCGTTTTTACCCGATGAATCAGTGCGGATTATTGGTGTTGAGGCGGGTGGTGACGGTTTAGAAACTGGGCGTCACGCGGCTCCACTTTGCAAGGGTACCCCTGGCGTTCTTCATGGTAATCGCACTTATTTAATGCAAGATGAAGCAGGTCAAATTATGGGCACCCACTCGATTTCAGCTGGTCTGGATTATCCTGGCGTGGGTCCAGAGCTGGCCTGGTTAAAAGATATTGGGCGCGCTGAGTTTTTTGCAGTAACTGACGACGAAGCCATGGCGGGGTGGCGCGATGTGACCCGAATGGAGGGTATTATTTCGGCACTCGAAACAAGTCACGCTTTAGCCTATGCAATCAAGCTTGCGCCTACCTTACCTAAAACACAGCGTATTATTATTAATTTATCTGGCCGGGGTGATAAGGATATGAACACTATCGCTAAGGTTGAAGGTTTTGAATTTTAA
- the trpA gene encoding tryptophan synthase subunit alpha, which produces MNRIEARFASLQAQQKTALIPYLTAGDPHPDMTVDLMHYLVEQGADLLELGVPFSDPLADGPTIQKAVERALAHRVTLRDVLAMVAKFREQDNNTPVILMGYLNPVEAMGEAEFATSAVKAGLDGILTVDMPPEESVGYHDTMASQGLSCIFLVSPTTPASRLGAIAEQGKGFVYYVSLKGVTGVGQADVGDVETHVKALKEVINLPVGIGFGVRDGQAAYKMAQHGAGVIIGSALVSIIEQNQTAGLVQIKAVLTPKMVEFRQAIDAADRGDVL; this is translated from the coding sequence GTGAATCGAATTGAAGCACGCTTTGCGTCTCTGCAAGCACAGCAAAAAACCGCGCTTATTCCCTATTTAACAGCGGGTGATCCGCATCCCGATATGACGGTCGATTTAATGCACTATTTGGTTGAACAGGGTGCTGATCTATTGGAATTGGGTGTGCCTTTTTCTGATCCGCTTGCCGATGGTCCTACTATTCAAAAAGCCGTCGAACGTGCATTAGCGCATCGGGTGACCTTGCGTGATGTGCTAGCGATGGTGGCTAAGTTTCGTGAGCAGGATAATAATACCCCAGTGATTTTAATGGGCTACCTAAACCCTGTCGAGGCGATGGGTGAGGCAGAGTTTGCAACTTCTGCGGTAAAGGCTGGATTAGACGGTATTTTGACGGTAGATATGCCACCCGAAGAAAGTGTCGGTTATCATGACACTATGGCAAGTCAGGGTTTATCTTGTATTTTCTTAGTGTCGCCGACAACTCCGGCTTCGAGACTAGGTGCGATTGCAGAGCAGGGTAAAGGTTTTGTTTATTATGTGTCATTGAAAGGTGTGACTGGCGTTGGGCAGGCAGATGTTGGCGATGTGGAGACTCATGTGAAGGCGCTTAAAGAAGTTATTAACTTGCCAGTGGGTATTGGGTTTGGCGTTCGTGACGGTCAAGCGGCTTACAAGATGGCTCAGCATGGCGCTGGGGTCATTATTGGTTCCGCATTGGTAAGTATTATTGAGCAAAATCAGACTGCCGGCCTGGTCCAGATAAAAGCGGTGTTAACGCCAAAAATGGTTGAGTTCCGCCAGGCGATTGATGCCGCAGACAGAGGGGATGTGCTATGA
- the accD gene encoding acetyl-CoA carboxylase, carboxyltransferase subunit beta — MSWFEKILPSIKQVTERKKSVPEGLWVKCSKCESVLYRSEVDRNQQVCPKCDHHMRVSGRKRLSYFFDDNSPVTEIGAQIGPVDALRFKDQKKYKDRFTQAQKTTGEKDALIVQVGQIDGLDVVAASFEFQFMGGSMGSVVGHKFVMAVEEAIKRRAPLVCFSASGGARMQEALFSLMQMAKTSAALGKLREEKLPYFSVLTDPTMGGVSASFAMLGDINIGEPKALIGFAGPRVIEQTVRETLPEGFQRSEFLLEHGAIDQIVHRHKLAKTIASQARMLLDR; from the coding sequence ATGAGTTGGTTTGAAAAAATTCTGCCCAGTATTAAACAAGTAACTGAGCGTAAAAAGTCGGTACCTGAGGGGCTCTGGGTGAAATGTTCAAAGTGTGAGAGTGTGTTGTATAGGAGTGAAGTTGACCGTAATCAACAGGTTTGTCCGAAATGTGACCATCACATGCGGGTATCCGGTCGTAAACGTTTGTCCTATTTTTTTGACGACAACAGTCCAGTAACTGAAATTGGTGCTCAAATTGGCCCGGTCGATGCGTTACGCTTTAAAGATCAGAAAAAATATAAGGATCGCTTCACGCAAGCCCAAAAAACCACGGGTGAAAAGGATGCTTTGATTGTTCAAGTCGGTCAAATTGACGGTCTTGATGTCGTTGCTGCTTCGTTCGAGTTCCAGTTTATGGGTGGTTCAATGGGTTCGGTGGTTGGTCACAAGTTTGTGATGGCTGTGGAAGAGGCCATTAAACGGCGTGCACCGCTTGTCTGTTTTTCAGCGAGTGGTGGCGCGCGCATGCAAGAAGCGTTATTTTCTTTAATGCAAATGGCTAAAACCAGTGCGGCCTTGGGCAAATTACGTGAAGAAAAGTTGCCGTACTTTTCAGTGCTAACTGACCCTACAATGGGCGGTGTTTCTGCCAGTTTTGCAATGTTAGGAGATATCAATATCGGTGAGCCTAAAGCGCTAATTGGCTTTGCAGGTCCTCGCGTCATCGAACAAACGGTTCGTGAGACCCTGCCGGAAGGTTTTCAACGTAGTGAGTTTTTATTGGAGCATGGTGCGATTGACCAAATTGTGCATCGACATAAATTGGCTAAAACCATCGCTTCTCAAGCTAGAATGTTGCTTGATCGTTAG
- the folC gene encoding bifunctional tetrahydrofolate synthase/dihydrofolate synthase — protein MMPAVAATPLPNVQYSLTQWLDYLMHLHAKPIDMGLARVSQVAHKLDIVSLKPQTHRLVIAGTNGKGSNVALVSAIMQAAGYQVGCYTSPHLVRFNERSQINGKSLSDAQWIDAFVAVEKARGAVSLSFFEFTTLAAIWFFHQQPLDLVILEVGLGGRLDAVNAVDNTSCIITAIDLDHQAFLGDNREAIGFEKAGVMRPHQLCVCSDPQPPQSLLDHAQQLEVSLRCLGQNYSYHRADAGWFFYSSSKEPSQAAGQVLEFLPLPALLGDFQLQNAAGVLAWLDAQTDFEVSCDAIKIGLEQVKHPGRLQRLQLGQQDWLLDVAHNPQAAEQLAVWLQQDNAKHTTKPVAIFSALADKDIVGMINKVAPHVAQWILLDLRPEDRATDPVIMQQHLSDITTSQIADSAKQAIELAQAVAVDRVVVFGSFITVGAIMTELEQHG, from the coding sequence ATGATGCCTGCTGTTGCCGCTACTCCCTTACCGAATGTGCAATACTCTTTGACGCAGTGGCTGGACTATTTAATGCATCTGCATGCCAAGCCCATTGATATGGGGCTTGCGCGTGTTAGCCAAGTTGCTCATAAGCTCGATATTGTTAGCCTTAAACCCCAAACCCACCGTCTAGTCATTGCAGGTACCAATGGTAAGGGGTCGAATGTGGCACTTGTGAGCGCTATCATGCAGGCGGCAGGTTATCAGGTCGGCTGTTATACCTCACCCCATTTAGTACGATTTAATGAGCGGTCGCAAATCAATGGCAAGTCATTGAGTGATGCGCAGTGGATAGATGCTTTTGTTGCTGTTGAAAAGGCACGTGGAGCTGTTTCACTGAGCTTTTTTGAATTTACCACGCTGGCCGCAATTTGGTTTTTCCATCAACAGCCTTTAGATTTAGTCATTCTTGAGGTCGGTTTAGGGGGGCGTTTAGATGCTGTCAATGCGGTGGATAACACTAGCTGTATTATTACGGCGATCGACCTCGACCATCAAGCTTTTTTAGGTGATAACCGTGAAGCAATTGGCTTTGAAAAAGCCGGTGTTATGCGCCCACATCAATTGTGCGTTTGCTCTGATCCTCAACCCCCGCAGTCATTACTAGATCATGCGCAACAATTAGAGGTGTCGCTTCGTTGTTTAGGTCAGAATTACAGCTACCATAGAGCGGATGCTGGTTGGTTTTTTTATTCATCCTCCAAGGAGCCGTCGCAAGCAGCAGGGCAGGTATTAGAATTTCTGCCTTTACCCGCATTATTGGGTGATTTTCAATTACAAAACGCGGCGGGCGTGTTGGCGTGGCTTGATGCACAAACAGATTTTGAGGTGAGTTGTGATGCTATCAAAATTGGTCTTGAGCAGGTTAAACACCCTGGACGTCTTCAACGATTACAACTTGGTCAGCAGGACTGGTTATTAGACGTAGCGCACAATCCGCAGGCCGCTGAACAATTGGCCGTTTGGTTGCAACAAGATAATGCAAAACATACTACAAAACCTGTGGCAATATTTTCGGCACTGGCGGACAAGGATATTGTGGGTATGATAAACAAGGTGGCGCCGCACGTTGCACAATGGATTTTGCTAGATCTCCGTCCTGAGGATCGCGCCACAGATCCAGTAATTATGCAGCAACACCTTAGCGACATTACGACCAGTCAAATCGCTGATTCTGCGAAACAAGCCATCGAGCTAGCACAAGCGGTTGCTGTTGATCGAGTAGTGGTATTTGGTTCTTTTATAACCGTCGGAGCCATTATGACGGAGCTGGAGCAGCATGGATAA
- a CDS encoding SPOR domain-containing protein encodes MDKLTKHRLTGAVIWLSALIWLVPQWYANPVDYPQFIFSGSKSAVDDLGDIDFDRLVVSQDTSRVTSSSESSSTSPASSANSTNKTQTPSRSTSTSSAPTAQLENPAVPAETQPGFYVRLISYQNPDNALRLEQRLQPAYPVSIGNFTTSSGRFYTVRVGPYDTREQAERIKAILDVELRVESIILDRTNQ; translated from the coding sequence ATGGATAAGTTAACTAAGCATCGTTTGACTGGTGCGGTAATTTGGTTGAGCGCATTAATCTGGTTGGTTCCGCAGTGGTACGCCAATCCGGTTGATTACCCACAGTTTATTTTCTCAGGATCAAAATCCGCGGTTGATGATTTAGGTGATATTGATTTCGACCGTTTAGTGGTATCTCAAGATACGAGTCGAGTCACTTCGTCTTCCGAATCATCTTCAACATCACCGGCTAGTTCTGCTAATTCAACTAATAAGACACAAACCCCGTCTCGTTCTACAAGTACCTCGTCAGCACCAACGGCACAGCTTGAGAACCCAGCCGTGCCCGCAGAAACACAGCCCGGTTTTTATGTTCGTCTTATTAGCTACCAAAACCCAGATAATGCACTCAGATTAGAGCAGAGACTTCAGCCCGCTTATCCCGTATCGATTGGCAATTTTACGACCTCTTCGGGTCGCTTTTATACGGTCAGAGTAGGTCCTTATGATACGCGGGAACAAGCAGAGCGAATTAAAGCGATATTGGATGTTGAGTTGCGGGTGGAATCGATCATCTTAGATCGAACAAATCAGTAA